The proteins below come from a single Papaver somniferum cultivar HN1 chromosome 11, ASM357369v1, whole genome shotgun sequence genomic window:
- the LOC113320202 gene encoding uncharacterized protein LOC113320202, giving the protein MADEIRGESRREPNSSKYVIFRNEFVDDMMFGFDRVGDGFDKAKSQVRAVYDQAVGDIDFSIAYIKAELTELESMYSGLRKDYLSYLNEAERKREGLRFEITVTRNPATDHSLKISNTQLTENPIIRDHDSEFFNEFDTIAFDDQDNPSSTDPTQKTFLSTSHSDLTQNTDISTSHTDLDQENPSTDLTQKALSTSHSDLTQNTGLSTSHTELTVENQNPDQNVENQQPENQRRKKKQSKELVVRTTGAVTRSLKKIVDARTRLEKMAVAAESEAARLVNARSTSKTTRRKSRVRVVPQIQLNENI; this is encoded by the coding sequence ATGGCGGATGAGATTAGAGGGGAATCACGTCGAGAACCCAATTCTTCAAAGTATGTGATATTTAGAAATGAGTTTGTGGATGACATGATGTTTGGATTTGATAGGGTTGGTGATGGTTTTGACAAAGCAAAATCTCAAGTAAGGGCTGTGTATGATCAAGCTGTGGGTGATATTGATTTTTCTATCGCCTACATCAAAGCTGAATTAACCGAGTTGGAGAGTATGTATAGTGGTCTCAGGAAGGATTATCTTTCTTATCTGAATGAAGCTGAGAGAAAAAGGGAAGGGTTGAGGTTTGAGATCACCGTAACCAGAAATCCAGCCACCGATCACAGTCTTAAGATCTCAAATACTCAATTAACTGAAAACCCCATCATCCGTGATCATGACAGTGAGTTCTTCAATGAATTTGATACAATTGCTTTTGATGATCAAGACAATCCTTCTTCTACAGATCCAACACAGAAAACCTTTCTCTCAACTTCTCACTCCGATCTAACACAAAACACCGATATCTCAACATCTCACACAGATCTTGATCAAGAAAATCCTTCTACGGATTTAACACAAAAAGCTCTCTCAACTTCTCACTCCGATCTAACACAaaacacgggtctctctacatctcACACAGAGCTAACCGTAGAGAATCAAAACCCTGATCAAAATGTAGAGAATCAACAGCCTGAGAATCAAAGGCGAAAGAAAAAGCAGAGTAAGGAGCTGGTTGTCCGTACGACAGGAGCTGTGACTAGAAGCCTAAAGAAGATTGTAGATGCTCGTACCAGACTCGAAAAAATGGCCGTAGCAGCAGAATCTGAAGCAGCGCGTCTAGTAAATGCCAGGAGTACATCTAAAACCACAAGAAGGAAATCACGGGTTCGAGTGGTGCCTCAAATTCAACTCAATGAGAATatataa